A window from Mya arenaria isolate MELC-2E11 chromosome 9, ASM2691426v1 encodes these proteins:
- the LOC128245608 gene encoding uncharacterized protein LOC128245608, with translation MASKLKGLIKYATDQTFEFPCTLCEDKDLNADASFYCGECCKRLCDTCNKGHGYLNPKHQVLCRENQAKWGEIEHDPYKFVGGRKINVRTISDKNKCYITGCCVLNKDNILLADFKNCKLKLLNGTYSIVSTCDLKTRPWDVCRISEIEIAIIDGTKDIRFFGVGIGDIALTPSPTRELQVDSPCLGLTCMGCQMFVVCDKGLFVYDLAGNLVKKMYENFWQDVCAPDHVNVHYIAVSEDGQRIYITNQKKNSLVTIASPGHVSEQTHHDFSGPEGVYVGKRGTVFVCGSASHTILQADGKGKRITVFATEMDGLNSPRTVCFRSDTSELIVGQRDSNAIMVLKLC, from the exons ATGGCTTCCAAATTGAAAGGCTTAATCAAATATGCGACGGATCAAACCTTTGAGTTTCCCTGCACATTATGTGAAGACAAGGACTTAAACGCCGACGCCAGTTTTTACTGTGGAGAGTGTTGCAAGCGATTATGTGACACTTGCAACAAGGGACATGGCTATTTGAACCCCAAACACCAAGTCCTATGTCGGGAAAATCAGGCAAAATGGGGCGAGATCGAACACGACCCTTACAAGTTTGTTGGAGGGAGGAAAATAAATGTTAGGACCATTTCCGATAAGAACAAGTGTTACATAACCGGATGCTGTGTCTTAAATAAAGACAACATTCTGCTCGCTGATTTCAAAAACTGCAAACTGAAACTTTTGAATGGAACCTATTCAATCGTATCGACCTGTGATCTCAAAACACGCCCTTGGGACGTCTGTAGGATCTCCGAAATCGAAATCGCCATTATTGACGGCACTAAAGATATCAGGTTTTTCGGGGTCGGTATCGGCGACATTGCATTGACCCCTAGCCCGACAAGAGAGCTACAGGTCGATAGCCCGTGCTTAGGTTTAACCTGTATGGGATGCCagatgtttgttgtttgtgacAAAGGTCTGTTCGTCTATGACCTCGCCGGAAACCTTGTCAAAAAGATGTACGAAAACTTTTGGCAAGATGTGTGTGCTCCAGATCATGTGAACg TTCATTACATCGCTGTAAGTGAAGATGGACAAAGAATATACATCACCAACCAGAAGAAGAACAGCTTGGTTACCATTGCCAGCCCTGGCCACGTTTCAGAGCAGACACACCATGATTTCTCTGGTCCGGAAGGAGTCTATGTAGGAAAACGAGGCACAGTTTTTGTGTGCGGCTCAGCCTCGCATACGATACTTCAGGCAGATGGAAAAGGGAAGAGAATTACTGTGTTTGCTACAGAAATGGATGGCTTGAATAGTCCCCGGACAGTGTGCTTTAGGTCGGATACGTCCGAGTTGATTGTTGGGCAACGTGATAGTAATGCAATTATGGTTTTGAAACtatgttga
- the LOC128245697 gene encoding DNA polymerase eta-like, with protein sequence MERVVALVDMDCFYVQVEQRYNPSLKGKPCAVVQYNPWKGGGIIAVSYEARAFGVTRQMRGDDAKAKCPAINLVRVPQVRGKADLTKYREGGAEVIEVLSRFSDCVERASVDEAYIDLTDEVNKRMVNLGQRPVSLGDLPNTHVVGHDKDKDGKDQSDWLGQAFDPDCLEVHDQRLAVGAVIAEEMRAAVFEDTGFRCSAGIAHNKILSKLACGFHKPNKQTILPHSEVQNLFITLPIRKIRSLGGKLGVQVMEHLQVENMADLVPFSEKALQQFLGEKNGTWLYNMCRGFDNEPVSARQLPKSVGCSKNFTGKNCLDTREKVNFWLSELAKEVEERLKKDKQNNKRTARTLTLSVRYEAKPKPQSASRVCALMRYDALKFTEDAFALVKQFNSCPPHQAAWYPPIICLGLSAGKFQDDNSCSTTTIGDMFARTEKMASQTTQGTGPELLSSQAINVDQPSQTTCMSQVCDFDFASQKTSFKKAYSDHGNINNFFKTVNQKDSTENCELFVESKCSTGIVDTPGSDQADTEISHVSDKKINNKCTSDSSNSIKSFFKRKQLGLSIALQPCGDDIKQKSNVEKLKTNESVQKTGTQRNKYLFSENSQDKSITSQQADIEESVVTILDDCGGIGLTNPLTDTLGADNRDRFKASSTYCDRVEAGLTNGDGVEAGLTNGDGVEAGLTNGDGVEAGLTNGDGVAAGLTNGDGVEAGLSNGDGVAAGLTNGDGVAAGLTNGDRFKASSTYFDRVTAGLTNGDRVTAGLTYGDRVTAGLTYGDRVAAGLTNGNGVTAGLANVDRVAAGLTNDYGVAAGLTNVSVCDADYVQCEKCSMKISVWEMPEHMDFHFALELQKDLNTSDRLVLPSKTNVQNNGKRKSDQASQNVTKKAKRTSNAANQGKLDSFFVKHN encoded by the exons ATGGAGAGAGTGGTTGCCCTTGTTGACATGGACTGTTTCTATGTGCAAGTAGAACAGAGATACAATCCGAGTCTGAAAGGCAAGCCGTGTGCTGTGGTACAGTATAACCCCTGGAAAGGAGGAGG CATCATAGCTGTCAGTTATGAAGCTCGAGCGTTCGGTGTGACTCGACAGATGCGTGGTGATGATGCGAAAGCCAAATGTCCGGCCATCAATTTAGTAAGGGTGCCCCAAGTCAGGGGCAAGGCAGACCTCACAAA GTACAGAGAGGGTGGAGCCGAGGTTATTGAGGTGTTGTCACGCTTCAGTGACTGTGTGGAGCGTGCGAGCGTAGACGAGGCGTACATTGACCTGACCGATGAAGTTAACAAGCGAATGGTCAATCTGGGTCAGAGACCGGTCAGTCTGGGAGATCTGCCTAACACACATGTAGTGGGGCATGATAAGGATAAAG ATGGTAAAGATCAGTCTGACTGGCTTGGTCAGGCTTTTGATCCTGACTGTCTTGAGGTACATGACCAGCGTCTTGCTGTGGGTGCAGTGATCGCAGAGGAAATGAGGGCGGCTGTGTTTGAAGACACAGGATTCAGGTGCTCAGCAGGCATTGCTCACAACAAG ATTTTGTCCAAGCTAGCGTGTGGGTTCCATAAACCTAACAAGCAGACAATTTTGCCACACTCGGAGGTTCAAAACCTGTTCATAACATTGCCTATCAGAAAAAT TCGTAGCTTGGGAGGAAAGCTGGGAGTTCAGGTTATGGAACACCTGCAAGTGGAAAACATGGCTGACCTCGTGCCGTTCTCTGAGAAGGCTTTACAGCAGTTTCTAGGGGAGAAAAATGG AACGTGGCTGTACAACATGTGCCGAGGTTTTGACAACGAGCCTGTCTCAGCACGACAGCTACCCAAGTCTGTCGGCTGTAGTAAGAACTTCACAGGGAAAAACTGCCTGGACACTCGAGAGAAG GTGAACTTCTGGTTGTCTGAGCTTGCCAAGGAAGTGGAGGAGAGGCTGAAGAAAGACAAGCAAAAT AACAAGCGAACAGCACGGACATTAACCCTGTCAGTGCGATACGAGGCCAAACCAAAGCCCCAGTCTGCCTCCCGAGTTTGTGCCCTCATGCGATACGACGCCCTGAAGTTCACAGAAGACGCTTTTGCCCTGGTAAAGCAGTTCAACAGCTGTCCTCCTCACCAAGCTGCTTG GTATCCACCCATCATCTGTCTAGGCTTATCAGCTGGGAAGTTCCAGGATGACAACAGCTGTAGCACAACCACCATAGGTGACATGTTTGCCCGGACAGAGAAAATGGCATCTCAAACTACACAGGGTACAGGACCAGAGTTGTTATCTTCGCAGGCAATAAATGTGGACCAGCCTAGTCAAACCACTTGTATGTCACAGGTCTGTGATTTTGACTTTGCGAGTCAAAAAACTTCATTTAAGAAGGCCTATTCTGATCATGGgaatataaataacttcttCAAAACTGTGAATCAGAAAGATTCCACAGAAAACTGTGAACTTTTTGTTGAAAGTAAATGTTCAACCGGAATAGTAGATACTCCAGGCTCTGATCAAGCCGATACTGAAATTTCCCATGTTAgtgataagaaaataaacaacaagtgtACAAGTGATAGTTCAAACTCTATTAAGTCATTTTTCAAGAGAAAACAACTGGGACTTTCAATAGCTTTACAGCCTTGTGGTGAtgacattaaacaaaaaagtaatgttgaaaaactaaaaactaaTGAAAGTGTTCAGAAAACTGGAACACAAAGAAACAAATACTTGTTTAGCGAGAATTCGCAGGACAAAAGTATAACTTCACAACAAGCTGACATTGAAGAATCTGTAGTTACTATATTGGATGATTGTGGTGGAATAGGTTTGACTAATCCATTAACTGACACTTTGGGAGCTGACAATCGTGATAGATTCAAAGCCAGTTCGACATACTGTGATAGAGTTGAAGCAGGTCTGACAAATGGTGATGGAGTTGAAGCAGGTCTGACAAATGGTGATGGAGTTGAAGCAGGTCTGACAAATGGTGATGGAGTTGAAGCAGGTCTGACAAATGGTGATGGAGTTGCAGCAGGTCTGACAAATGGTGATGGAGTTGAAGCAGGTCTGTCAAATGGTGATGGAGTTGCAGCAGGTCTGACAAATGGTGATGGAGTTGCAGCAGGTCTGACAAATGGTGATAGATTCAAAGCCAGTTCAACATATTTTGATAGAGTCACAGCAGGTTTGACAAATGGTGATAGAGTCACAGCAGGTCTGACATATGGTGATAGAGTCACAGCAGGTCTGACATATGGTGATAGAGTAGCAGCAGGTCTGACAAATGGTAATGGGGTCACAGCAGGTCTGGCAAATGTTGATAGAGTCGCAGCAGGTCTGACAAATGATTATGGAGTTGCAGCAGGACTGACAAATGTGTCTGTTTGTGATGCCGATTATGTGCAATGTGAAAAGTGCAGTATGAAGATCTCGGTGTGGGAGATGCCAGAACACATGGATTTTCACTTTGCTCTGGAACTACAAAAAGACTTGAATACTTCTGACAGACTGGTGTTACctagcaaaacaaatgttcaaaacaatggCAAGAGAAAATCTGATCAGGCTTCTCAAAATGTCACAAAGAAAGCAAAAAGGACGAGCAATGCTGCGAATCAGGGAAAATTGgattcattttttgtaaaacacaATTGA